One region of Eupeodes corollae chromosome 1, idEupCoro1.1, whole genome shotgun sequence genomic DNA includes:
- the LOC129942306 gene encoding cytochrome P450 CYP12A2-like produces the protein FIQFSNRYLYLGSFHKKSVLNFFDETRKKYGEVFLLPGGFGKKSLLFTFNLDDFAKVIRSEGTWPQRRGLETMRYHREVHRKEDFGDVIGLVSSNNEAWGKIRSAVNPILMQPKNARLYLNKMLEVNDEFLQRIREIRDPNSLEMPDNFEEELNRLTFESVAVVALNRQIGLIRKNRDSGDAKIIFDSLRKFFELTLALDFFPSIWKYVKTPTFNKQMKNFDTINEIIIKYINEAEKRIENDALSSKNSDNEEKSVLEKLLKVDKKVARVMALDLLMAGVDTTSSTLTGILLAIAKNPDKQEKLRQELKTILPQKNSLLTMENMKNLPYLRACIKEGIRMYPIGAGTLRMCSEDIVVSGYQVPKDQEIVLNHNILINEEKYCPRAKEFIPERWLRDEKANHEPLNPFLYMPFSFGPRSCVGKRIVEMELEITVARLIRNFYVEFNYPTENAFKTILISVPAIPLKFKFSEVEY, from the exons tttatTCAATTTTCTAATCGATATTTATACTTAGgtagttttcataaaaagtcAGTTCTAAATTTTTTCGACGAGACTCGGAAGAAATACGGTGAAGTATTCCTACTTCCAGGAGGGTTTGGTAAGAAAAGCCTCTTATTCACATTCAATTTAGACGATTTTGCAAAGGTGATACGCTCCGAGGGCACTTGGCCTCAGAGGCGTGGTCTTGAAACAATGCGCTATCATAGGGAGGTTCATAGGAAAGAAGACTTCGGTGATGTCATTGGATTAGTTTCATC AAACAATGAAGCATGGGGCAAAATACGAAGTGCAGTCAACCCTATACTAATGCAGCCTAAAAATGCCCGACTCTACTTGAATAAGATGCTTGAGGTTAACGATGAATTCCTACAAAG AATTCGTGAAATCCGTGATCCTAACTCTCTAGAAATGCCTGATAATTTCGAAGAAGAATTGAATCGTCTAACGTTTGAATCAGTTGCAGTTGTGGCCTTGAACAGGCAAATTGGGTTGATACGAAAGAATCGAGATAGTGGCGATGCAAAGATAATATTCGATAGCTTGCGAAAATTTTTTGAGCTTACACTCGCTTTGGACTTCTTTCCGTCGATTTGGAAATATGTCAAAACACCCACGTTCAATAAACAAATGAAGAACTTCGATACAATTAacgaaattataataaaatacataaacgaAGCTGAAAAACGAATTGAAAATGATGCACTTTCTTCGAAGAACAGCGATAACGAAGAGAAGAGTGTTTTGGAGAAATTACTGAAGGTCGACAAGAAAGTAGCAAGAGTTATGGCCTTAGATCTGCTAATGGCTGGGGTTGATACAACTAGCAGCACTCTAACTGGCATTTTGTTGGCTATTGCCAAAAACCCCGATAAGCAGGAAAAGCTACGTCAGGAATTGAAGACAATCCTTCCACAGAAGAACTCCCTGCTTACCATGGAGAACATGAAGAATCTTCCATATTTGCGAGCTTGCATAAAAGAAGGCATCCGAATGTATCCAATCGGAGCGGGAACATTGCGAATGTGCTCTGAGGATATTGTCGTGAGTGGCTATCAAGTGCCAAAGGATCAAGAAATCGTTCTGAATCATAACATTCTTATCAACGAAGAGAAATACTGCCCCAGGGCAAAGGAGTTCATTCCTGAACGTTGGCTTCGTGATGAAAAAGCAAACCACGAACCATTGAACCCGTTTTTGTACATGCCATTCAGCTTTGGACCGAGAAGTTGTGTTGGTAAGAGAATTGTGGAAATGGAATTGGAAATTACTGTGGCCAGATTGATACGAAACTTTTATGTGGAATTTAATTACCCAACGGAAAATGCTTTCAAAACAATTCTAATAAGCGTACCGGCCATTCCGCTTAAATTCAAGTTCAGCGAAGTGGAATATTaa
- the LOC129938745 gene encoding cytochrome P450 CYP12A2-like, whose product MYRKVSVIQNNLQICQLRQLRSITHTIEKVSDENTARNHEWEQAKPFKSVPGPTKLQLIRSFLPGGHFYKKSMNEFLDISREMYGDLYVLPGFLGRPNMFMSYNPEDMLTVLRSEGVWPYRRGLDTMTYYRKVHRTKMFGGEIGLVGSNDEAWARFRSMVNPILMQPRNANLYLNNMLAVSDEFLERIREIRDPKTMEVPDTFEDEINRLTFESVAVIALNRQFGLIRKNRNDNEAKLIFETLRSFFELSVVLDMGPPIWKYIKTKKFHQQMKNYETLSEISTKYVEEAIDRIENDKTPRRENEEKSVLEKLLKIDRNVAKVMASDLLMAGVDTTSSTLAGILLCIAKNPDKQEKLRQELRTIMPHKNSLLTIENMKNMPYLRASIKEGMRIYPIGSGTIRYNNEDIVMSGYQIPKGQEIILNHNFLLNTEQYCPKAKEFIPERWLRSEESQYTPVHTFLYMPLSHGPRSCVGKRIVDMELETTVARLVRNFNIEFNYSVENAYKNRLINVPAIPLKFKFSEVDQ is encoded by the exons ATGTACCGAAAAGTCTCTGTTATACAAAACAACTTGCAAATATGCCAGTTAAGGCAATTGCGTTCGATTACTCACACTATTGAAAAG GTTTCTGATGAAAACACAGCTAGAAATCATGAATGGGAGCAAGCAAAACCGTTCAAAAGTGTTCCGGGTCCAACAAAACTTCAATTAATTCGAAGCTTTTTACCAGGAG gacatttttataagaaatcaaTGAATGAATTTCTTGATATAAGTCGAGAAATGTATGGCGATCTGTATGTGCTACCAGGATTTCTGGGACGTCCAAATATGTTCATGTCATACAATCCGGAAGACATGCTCACTGTTTTACGTTCGGAAGGTGTTTGGCCTTATCGACGGGGGCTAGATACAATGACTTACTACAGAAAAGTTCATAGAACTAAAATGTTTGGCGGTGAAATTGGACTTGTGGGATC gAACGACGAAGCTTGGGCCAGATTTCGAAGTATGGTCAATCCGATTTTGATGCAACCAAGAAATGCCAATCTATACCTTAACAATATGCTAGCAGTTAGCGATGAGTTCCTTGAGAG AATTCGAGAAATTCGTGATCCAAAGACAATGGAAGTACCCGACAcctttgaagatgaaatcaatcGTCTGACCTTCGAATCAGTCGCTGTAATTGCCTTAAATCGACAATTCGGGCTTATACGCAAGAATCGAAATGATAACGAAGCGAAATTGATATTCGAGACTCTTCGCAGCTTCTTCGAATTATCAGTAGTCCTGGACATGGGTCCACCGATATGGAAGTATATCAAAACCAAGAAATTTCATCAGCAGATGAAAAATTACGAAACACTTTCGGAGATCAGCACAAAATACGTTGAAGAAGCAATTGATCGAATTGAGAACGATAAAACTCCCCGacgagaaaatgaagaaaagagtgttttggagaaacttttgaaaatcGATAGAAATGTAGCCAAAGTAATGGCTTCGGATCTATTAATGGCTGGAGTCGATACGACAAGTAGTACTTTGGCTGGAATTCTGTTGTGTATTGCCAAAAATCCtgataaacaagaaaaattacGTCAAGAACTTCGTACCATCATGCCACACAAGAATTCTCTTCTAActattgaaaatatgaaaaatatgccATATCTCCGGGCTTCAATTAAAGAGGGTATGAGAATTTATCCAATTGGATCGGGAACTATACGTTACAATAATGAAGATATTGTCATGAGTGGTTATCAAATACCAAAGGGCCAAGAAATTATATTGAATCACAATTTTCTTCTGAACACCGAACAGTATTGTCCCAAGGCCAAGGAGTTTATCCCAGAGAGATGGCTTCGCAGTGAAGAGTCCCAATACACACCGgtgcatacatttttgtacaTGCCCCTAAGTCATGGCCCAAGAAGTTGTGTGGGTAAGAGAATTGTCGATATGGAATTGGAAACTACTGTGGCTCGGCTTGTGAGGAACTTCAATATTGAATTCAACTATTCTGTGGAGAATGCTTACAAGAACCGTTTGATCAATGTCCCGGCCATACCACTTAAGTTTAAATTCAGCGAAGTAGACCAGTAG